From a single Sphingobium sp. genomic region:
- a CDS encoding DUF2163 domain-containing protein codes for MADQWLEGPVTSSAFGWRLERSDGVTIGFTSHDQDVMLDGLRYRASPGLVPTSITERSGLEDGGLDLKGALSSDAIRADDLRAGKWDGAMLEIFLFDWAHVNAGRRPLATGWLGSVEFDASGFSVEVDGPASRLLTPVAPFTSPTCRAHFCDAKCGLNGQRFRHRALLSAIEDVEIVINGLASADLAKFDQGEMRWQSGANCGFRHSILGTTATALILDRPPPEIAEPGAVIELYEGCDKRFSTCAERFGNAVNFRGEPYLPGNDLLTRFPGF; via the coding sequence ATGGCGGACCAATGGCTGGAGGGGCCGGTTACCAGTTCGGCATTTGGCTGGCGGCTCGAGCGAAGTGACGGTGTCACGATCGGTTTCACCTCCCATGACCAAGATGTGATGCTGGACGGGCTGCGATATCGCGCAAGCCCCGGGCTTGTTCCAACTTCCATTACTGAAAGATCGGGGCTCGAAGATGGTGGGCTTGATCTCAAAGGGGCGCTAAGTTCGGATGCCATTCGTGCCGACGATCTGAGGGCCGGCAAATGGGATGGCGCCATGCTGGAAATCTTCCTTTTCGACTGGGCGCATGTGAATGCGGGGCGCAGGCCGCTTGCAACCGGCTGGCTGGGATCGGTGGAGTTTGATGCAAGCGGATTTTCAGTCGAGGTCGACGGGCCAGCGTCGCGGCTTCTCACGCCTGTTGCACCATTTACCTCCCCGACATGCCGGGCGCATTTTTGCGATGCGAAATGCGGCCTGAATGGCCAGCGCTTCCGACATCGCGCCTTGCTATCGGCAATTGAAGATGTCGAAATCGTGATCAACGGGCTTGCTTCTGCCGATCTGGCAAAGTTCGACCAAGGTGAAATGCGATGGCAAAGCGGCGCCAATTGCGGGTTTCGTCATTCCATTCTGGGCACGACGGCTACTGCGTTGATTCTTGACAGACCACCCCCTGAAATTGCGGAGCCGGGTGCTGTGATCGAACTTTATGAGGGTTGCGACAAACGTTTTTCCACCTGCGCGGAACGTTTTGGCAATGCCGTCAATTTTCGTGGGGAACCGTATTTGCCGGGCAATGACTTGCTTACGCGCTTTCCTGGTTTTTGA
- a CDS encoding peptidoglycan endopeptidase, producing the protein MEIDDARRAIANRALAELGTPFRLFGQTSKVGLDCVGLALIALGPLLPDRMVMRPYHLRGEQLETVRQSLAGTALVELDCPDERLPGDLALVSPSPSQLHFMIAALGGWVHADAALRRVVLRPGRLPWQLRSLWRLGRI; encoded by the coding sequence ATGGAAATCGATGACGCGCGGCGCGCGATTGCGAACCGTGCCCTAGCTGAGCTTGGTACACCGTTTCGCCTTTTTGGTCAGACGAGCAAGGTTGGGCTTGATTGCGTCGGCCTTGCATTGATCGCGTTGGGGCCGTTGCTGCCTGACCGCATGGTCATGCGGCCCTATCACCTCAGGGGAGAGCAACTTGAAACCGTTCGTCAGAGCCTGGCAGGGACGGCTCTTGTCGAGTTGGATTGCCCTGACGAGCGTCTACCCGGCGACCTCGCTTTAGTGTCGCCGTCGCCGTCGCAGCTTCACTTCATGATCGCCGCTCTCGGCGGATGGGTTCACGCTGACGCTGCGCTCCGCCGCGTCGTCTTGCGTCCCGGACGTTTGCCTTGGCAGCTGCGATCTCTTTGGCGACTAGGTAGGATTTGA
- a CDS encoding phage tail protein, whose translation MATLVFTAIGSAIAGPVGGLVGSLIGQRADSVFFGATRRSEGPRIKELAVQTSSYGTQLPAIFGAMRVAGTVIWSTDLIEKRTTTSGGKSRPSSVNYSYSVSLAIALSSRPVARLGRIWAEGNLLRGDAGDFKVETGFRFHSGYADQVPDPLIASAEGGGQSPAYRDICYAVFENLQLADFGNRIPSMTFELFERDGSVLLADICATASEGALSGTAEDAVTGYALQGSNIRTALSTLIETSAAQVRPDGENLELFTPDPEIIFDGDTREVLVQGEESERNFTDSRAGARGHPSALSLRYYDQDRDYQAGVQSGGWSPKGIAEDQLDLPAVLRASDARQIVRNLQARRHAGRDRRHIALAIGPKTLSIGQAVGSTSIRISAIEHHAGYAIVDCPRWAFPRLTQAQPVDPGRHQPPPDLLPGQTVLKLIELPSVGSTAATAPILAVAAGGTEAGWRRAAISQRIDDSYLDAGSVVRPAAIGELLLPIGAHPAQLIDRASTMRIRVDTNAAPPEFNAGTPLHPDAPYVMIGDELMRVGSIEPQGGDVYAVRMLLRDCAKIGVATAHPAGSAAVFVDRDNLAFPDLRALTIGNVIEIAATAMGDDMAVTASRQVDGMAVLPCAPVHGRAQSRSDGSLVINWIWRARHDPGWLDWVDMPVAESGLVFEVMVSSDSETLLNATTTEEALEIDAATLSAWPVGPGDQLDIALRQLGDFGRSLPYVFTLIL comes from the coding sequence ATGGCAACCTTGGTTTTTACCGCAATTGGCAGCGCGATTGCCGGGCCTGTCGGCGGTCTCGTGGGCAGCCTGATTGGACAGCGAGCAGATTCCGTATTTTTTGGCGCAACGAGGCGAAGTGAAGGGCCGCGTATCAAGGAGCTTGCTGTCCAAACCTCAAGCTATGGCACGCAATTGCCAGCCATTTTCGGCGCAATGCGTGTTGCCGGAACGGTTATATGGTCGACAGACCTAATCGAAAAACGGACCACAACTTCTGGCGGCAAGAGCAGGCCGTCGAGTGTAAATTACAGCTATTCGGTCAGTCTTGCGATCGCACTTTCCAGCCGCCCCGTTGCCCGCTTGGGGCGCATTTGGGCGGAAGGTAATCTGCTGCGCGGCGATGCGGGTGATTTCAAGGTTGAAACGGGATTCCGTTTCCATTCAGGGTATGCGGATCAAGTCCCAGATCCATTAATCGCTTCGGCTGAAGGCGGCGGGCAAAGCCCTGCTTATCGTGATATTTGCTATGCGGTTTTTGAAAATCTGCAACTGGCCGATTTCGGCAATCGAATTCCGTCAATGACGTTTGAGTTATTCGAACGTGATGGATCGGTACTGCTGGCCGATATCTGCGCAACGGCCAGTGAAGGGGCACTGTCGGGGACGGCGGAAGACGCGGTCACGGGATATGCCCTTCAGGGCAGCAATATCCGGACGGCGCTTTCCACCTTGATTGAAACCAGTGCAGCGCAGGTAAGACCCGACGGCGAAAATCTCGAACTGTTTACGCCTGACCCCGAGATTATTTTTGACGGTGATACCCGGGAGGTGTTGGTTCAAGGTGAGGAATCCGAAAGGAATTTCACTGACAGTCGCGCAGGTGCGCGGGGTCATCCATCTGCATTGTCCTTGCGCTATTACGATCAGGATCGCGACTATCAGGCCGGGGTGCAAAGCGGCGGTTGGTCACCAAAGGGCATTGCCGAAGATCAATTGGATTTACCTGCCGTTTTGCGGGCAAGTGATGCTCGGCAGATTGTCCGAAACCTGCAAGCCCGGCGTCATGCGGGCCGGGATCGCCGGCATATTGCGCTGGCTATCGGGCCGAAGACCCTATCGATCGGCCAAGCTGTCGGATCGACCAGCATTCGTATTAGCGCCATTGAACATCATGCAGGCTATGCAATCGTGGACTGCCCCCGTTGGGCCTTCCCCCGTTTAACACAGGCCCAGCCGGTCGATCCCGGAAGGCACCAGCCACCGCCAGACCTCTTGCCAGGGCAGACAGTTTTGAAGCTGATCGAACTGCCGTCGGTGGGTTCAACAGCGGCAACGGCCCCTATCCTCGCCGTTGCGGCGGGCGGAACTGAGGCTGGATGGCGACGGGCAGCGATTTCGCAACGTATCGACGATTCCTATCTCGACGCGGGGTCGGTAGTCCGGCCCGCAGCGATCGGAGAGCTACTCCTGCCCATAGGCGCGCATCCCGCGCAGTTGATCGACCGTGCGAGCACGATGCGCATAAGGGTTGATACCAATGCTGCGCCGCCAGAATTCAACGCCGGAACTCCGCTGCATCCCGATGCGCCCTATGTGATGATTGGTGACGAGTTGATGCGTGTTGGCTCGATCGAACCGCAGGGCGGTGACGTCTATGCAGTGCGGATGCTGCTGCGCGATTGCGCGAAAATAGGCGTTGCGACGGCACATCCGGCGGGAAGCGCGGCGGTTTTTGTCGACCGCGACAATCTCGCTTTTCCCGACCTTCGGGCGCTTACAATCGGAAATGTTATTGAAATCGCTGCTACAGCTATGGGCGATGATATGGCAGTAACAGCATCCCGGCAGGTTGATGGCATGGCGGTTTTGCCTTGCGCACCGGTGCATGGTCGCGCCCAAAGTCGGTCCGATGGATCACTCGTGATCAATTGGATTTGGCGCGCACGGCATGATCCAGGCTGGCTCGACTGGGTTGATATGCCAGTGGCGGAATCCGGCCTTGTCTTCGAGGTCATGGTATCTAGCGATAGCGAGACTTTATTGAACGCAACAACAACAGAAGAAGCTCTGGAAATCGACGCCGCCACATTATCGGCCTGGCCGGTCGGGCCTGGGGACCAACTGGACATTGCCCTTCGTCAGCTTGGAGATTTCGGCCGATCGCTGCCGTATGTCTTTACATTAATCCTGTGA
- a CDS encoding DUF2793 domain-containing protein, which produces MELETHRFALPQLVVAQAHKEITHNEALVLVDALLHPLVEGVATAPPALSINDAGKCWLVGNASSDSFAGKEDHLAYWTGGSWRFTGPILGMRVWHRPGGYMINYTGQGWVSFATVASPSGGAVVDAECRAAMSELISRLSDAGILRTT; this is translated from the coding sequence ATGGAATTGGAAACGCATCGATTTGCGCTGCCGCAACTTGTAGTTGCGCAGGCCCATAAGGAAATCACGCATAATGAGGCACTTGTTCTTGTGGATGCGCTCTTGCATCCGCTGGTCGAGGGGGTGGCGACAGCTCCGCCTGCATTGTCCATAAACGATGCCGGCAAATGCTGGCTTGTCGGCAATGCGTCTTCGGATAGTTTTGCCGGGAAAGAAGACCATCTGGCCTATTGGACGGGTGGTTCCTGGCGATTTACTGGCCCTATACTTGGAATGCGCGTCTGGCATCGGCCAGGGGGGTACATGATCAATTATACCGGTCAAGGTTGGGTGTCTTTCGCTACTGTAGCATCGCCTTCCGGTGGCGCGGTCGTAGACGCGGAATGTCGGGCTGCCATGAGCGAATTGATCTCGAGGCTGAGCGATGCGGGGATATTGCGCACGACATGA
- a CDS encoding OmpA family protein — MRKLAIGLALASTALATPSMARDGQWYVGVDGGAMLVEDLDYNIGAAPIDATGNADTGYDFGGVVGYDFGGFRLEAEVGYRETDLKSFASALSAIPSGAGAALARGGVYDTGGDANALSFMVNGVLDFGDDDGLQGFVGGGAGVARVDVNQVFAAPAWLDDSDTGFAWQALAGVRAPLSDSWDVGLKYRFFNAAGVDLVDRLGRDVSTKFRSHSLMGSLVYNFGGAPEPEPAPPPPPPVVAPPPPPPPPPPPPPPPRPPVCQTGPYIVFFDWDKSNLRPDAASTLDNAVAQYANCGNARVMLAGHADKSGSDRYNVGLSQRRNATVRAYLESKGVPGGVIATEAFGESKPLVDTADGVREAQNRRVEVTYGPGSGM; from the coding sequence ATGCGTAAGTTAGCCATAGGCTTGGCACTCGCTTCCACCGCTCTGGCAACACCGTCAATGGCCCGTGATGGCCAATGGTATGTCGGAGTCGACGGCGGTGCGATGCTTGTTGAAGACCTCGATTATAACATCGGCGCTGCGCCGATCGATGCAACCGGAAACGCCGATACCGGTTATGACTTTGGTGGCGTTGTCGGCTATGACTTTGGCGGTTTCCGTCTTGAAGCTGAAGTTGGCTATCGCGAAACCGATCTCAAGAGCTTCGCCAGCGCGCTCTCGGCAATTCCGAGCGGTGCCGGCGCTGCACTTGCTCGTGGCGGTGTCTATGATACCGGCGGTGATGCCAATGCACTGAGCTTCATGGTCAACGGCGTGCTCGATTTCGGCGACGATGATGGCCTGCAGGGCTTTGTTGGCGGTGGCGCAGGCGTTGCCCGCGTTGACGTCAATCAAGTTTTTGCTGCTCCGGCATGGCTCGATGATTCGGATACGGGTTTTGCATGGCAGGCTCTTGCCGGCGTTCGTGCTCCGCTCAGCGACAGCTGGGACGTGGGTCTGAAGTATCGCTTCTTCAATGCTGCTGGCGTTGATCTTGTCGATCGCCTTGGCCGCGATGTCAGCACGAAGTTCCGTTCGCACTCGCTGATGGGTAGCTTGGTCTACAACTTTGGTGGCGCACCTGAGCCGGAGCCCGCTCCGCCGCCGCCGCCGCCGGTTGTAGCTCCGCCGCCGCCGCCGCCGCCACCCCCGCCGCCGCCGCCGCCGCCGCGTCCGCCGGTTTGCCAGACTGGCCCGTACATCGTGTTCTTCGATTGGGATAAGTCCAATCTGCGTCCCGACGCAGCTTCGACCCTCGATAACGCGGTTGCACAATATGCCAATTGCGGCAACGCTCGCGTCATGCTTGCCGGTCACGCCGACAAGTCGGGTTCGGATCGTTACAATGTCGGCCTGTCGCAGCGCCGCAACGCAACGGTTCGCGCCTATCTTGAATCGAAGGGTGTCCCCGGTGGCGTAATCGCAACCGAAGCATTCGGCGAGTCGAAGCCGCTTGTTGATACCGCTGACGGTGTCCGCGAAGCGCAGAACCGCCGCGTTGAAGTGACCTACGGCCCGGGTTCGGGAATGTAA
- a CDS encoding [protein-PII] uridylyltransferase codes for MNASAGIKVRQRDIIDRNLLAETVTHAIAAAPEAERRARFLELLQDALRKGRAEIGRRLVEKPSQGRSCARDQAFLIDQIVRLAFDYATKIAYPVANPSAAERIAVVAVGGYGRGEMAPHSDVDIAFVTPYKRTPWSEQVVEAILYLLWDLGLKVGQSSRSIDETVKMALEDLTIRTSLLEGRFVWGDRDVYEEAAARFWNEVAAKTGADFVAKKMVERDLRHKKMGDSRYVVEPNIKDGKGGLRDLHTLYWIGKYVHRVRSPAALVDVGLLTAAEYRKFEKAENFLWSVRCQMHDIAGRAEDRLTFDLQREVAERMRFASRKGRSAVERFMQLYFLNAKTVGDLTGLFLAHLDETLARKGRRFIPSFSRRPRKLNGFVLERGRLALPDDAFFQDDPVRLIELFHLADQYSLEIHPQAMRIARRDARLIGLKVRNSERANQLFLDILTSPRNPEAVLRWMNEATVFGAFVPDFGRVVAQMQFDMYHHYTVDEHSIRAIGLLAEIERGDHKADHPLSTAIFKQIVSRRVLYAAVLLHDIAKGRGGDHSILGADIARQLCPRFGLTSAETDTVAWLVRHHLLMSATAFKRDLSDFKTILDFAQTVTSAERLRLLLVLTVVDIRAVGPGVWNSWKRQLLSDLFEATEEVLRLGHKQRGREERINAKKAALRSALQLSDERFNKLARRMPEAYWIAEPDDIIERNMRLLLSNDSEQLAIDACYYPERGATLITVLAADHPGLFYRIAGAIHLAGGSIIDARIHTSTDGLAVDNFLVQDPLGRPFQEASQIERLRHSIGDALANKDKLTPRLMAKPIALRRAEAFEIAPSVLIDNRASNRFTVIEVSAGDRPALLNNLALALFQSKVTLHSAHIATYGERAVDTFYMTDLFGGKIENKARLKTLENKLLDAATGK; via the coding sequence ATGAACGCTTCGGCCGGTATCAAAGTGCGTCAGCGCGACATTATCGACCGCAACTTGTTGGCCGAAACCGTTACCCATGCAATTGCTGCGGCCCCCGAAGCAGAGCGCCGCGCCCGATTTCTGGAATTGCTGCAAGATGCCCTGCGCAAGGGCCGCGCAGAAATTGGAAGGCGCTTGGTTGAAAAGCCTTCGCAGGGGCGCAGCTGCGCGCGCGATCAAGCATTTTTGATCGACCAGATCGTCCGCCTTGCCTTTGATTATGCAACGAAGATTGCATATCCTGTGGCAAATCCCTCTGCGGCGGAACGCATCGCTGTGGTGGCTGTTGGTGGTTATGGACGCGGGGAGATGGCTCCGCATAGCGACGTCGATATTGCTTTCGTGACGCCGTACAAGCGCACGCCATGGTCGGAACAGGTCGTCGAAGCCATTCTCTATCTGCTTTGGGATTTGGGCCTGAAGGTTGGCCAATCAAGCCGATCCATCGATGAGACCGTCAAAATGGCGCTCGAGGATCTCACAATCCGGACATCGCTTTTGGAGGGTCGCTTCGTGTGGGGCGACCGCGATGTATATGAGGAAGCCGCCGCGCGGTTCTGGAACGAGGTCGCCGCGAAGACGGGTGCCGACTTCGTAGCCAAGAAAATGGTCGAGCGCGACCTAAGGCACAAAAAGATGGGTGATAGCCGCTATGTCGTCGAACCCAATATCAAGGACGGAAAAGGCGGATTACGCGATCTGCATACGCTTTACTGGATTGGCAAATATGTACACCGGGTCCGTTCGCCAGCCGCATTGGTCGACGTCGGTCTGCTGACCGCGGCGGAATATCGGAAATTTGAAAAGGCGGAAAATTTCCTCTGGTCAGTTCGCTGTCAAATGCACGATATCGCCGGACGCGCCGAAGACCGGCTGACCTTTGATCTGCAGCGCGAAGTGGCGGAACGCATGCGCTTCGCGTCGCGAAAGGGCCGCTCCGCTGTTGAGCGCTTTATGCAGCTCTATTTCCTGAATGCCAAAACGGTTGGCGATCTTACCGGACTTTTCCTTGCGCATCTTGACGAGACACTCGCTCGCAAAGGTCGGCGTTTTATCCCATCTTTCTCGCGCCGGCCGCGGAAGCTAAACGGTTTCGTTCTAGAACGCGGACGTCTTGCGTTGCCGGATGACGCGTTTTTTCAAGATGACCCGGTTCGACTGATCGAGCTGTTTCATCTCGCAGATCAATATTCGTTAGAAATCCACCCGCAGGCCATGCGTATTGCCCGCCGCGATGCCCGGCTAATCGGACTCAAAGTACGCAATAGCGAACGGGCCAATCAGCTTTTTCTCGATATTCTGACGTCGCCGCGCAACCCTGAAGCTGTCCTGCGGTGGATGAACGAAGCCACGGTATTTGGCGCCTTTGTCCCCGATTTCGGTAGGGTCGTGGCGCAGATGCAATTCGACATGTATCATCACTATACGGTGGATGAACATTCGATCCGCGCCATCGGCTTACTCGCGGAAATAGAGCGCGGTGACCATAAAGCCGATCACCCGCTGTCGACGGCCATATTCAAACAGATTGTCAGCAGACGGGTCCTATATGCAGCAGTGCTTCTCCACGACATCGCAAAGGGGCGCGGCGGCGATCACAGTATTCTGGGCGCGGATATCGCGCGACAGCTTTGTCCGCGGTTCGGCCTGACATCTGCGGAAACCGATACTGTCGCTTGGCTGGTGCGCCATCATCTGCTGATGTCTGCCACGGCATTCAAGCGCGACCTTTCTGACTTTAAGACCATATTGGATTTCGCGCAGACGGTCACATCGGCTGAGCGGCTTCGACTGCTGCTCGTATTGACCGTAGTCGATATCCGCGCCGTAGGTCCAGGCGTCTGGAACAGCTGGAAACGGCAGCTGCTGTCCGACCTATTCGAGGCAACCGAGGAAGTCCTCCGTCTTGGACACAAGCAGCGCGGCCGGGAAGAGCGGATCAATGCGAAGAAAGCTGCTCTCCGATCTGCCTTGCAGCTCTCTGATGAACGGTTCAACAAGTTGGCGCGCAGAATGCCAGAGGCGTATTGGATTGCTGAACCGGATGATATCATCGAGCGCAATATGCGGTTGCTGCTCTCCAATGACAGCGAACAGCTGGCGATTGATGCCTGCTATTACCCTGAGCGCGGCGCAACCCTGATAACGGTGCTAGCTGCAGACCATCCAGGCCTCTTCTACCGAATTGCGGGAGCGATTCATCTGGCAGGGGGCAGCATTATTGACGCGCGTATTCATACAAGTACCGATGGCCTCGCGGTCGATAACTTCCTTGTTCAGGATCCCTTGGGGCGGCCATTCCAAGAGGCAAGCCAGATTGAGAGGCTGCGCCATTCAATCGGCGACGCACTGGCCAACAAGGATAAACTAACGCCCCGTCTTATGGCGAAGCCTATAGCGTTGCGGCGTGCGGAGGCGTTTGAGATCGCCCCGTCAGTGCTGATCGATAATCGCGCATCGAACCGTTTTACGGTGATCGAAGTGTCGGCGGGCGACCGGCCGGCACTGCTCAACAATCTCGCGCTCGCACTTTTCCAGTCAAAGGTGACGCTGCACAGCGCCCATATTGCGACTTATGGCGAACGTGCGGTGGATACATTTTATATGACTGACCTTTTCGGCGGTAAGATCGAAAACAAGGCTCGGCTGAAGACATTGGAAAACAAGCTTCTGGATGCAGCCACGGGAAAATAA
- a CDS encoding class I adenylate-forming enzyme family protein, giving the protein MPTALDQAIDATVARLMENDGPLSVTHAEKFGQQLPMLAKAPANLRDYFQMFCALNADKEFLVDGDIRLTFAESHSAARALAGGLVQGHGLQVGDRVGIAARNSANWIIAYMAVIMAGGVATLLNGWWQGGELAEGIRMVGCRYVLTDAQRAARLEGEDIGGAELLLFEHDKLPLEGLSVLMEKGGDANTELSALDPLDAATILYTSGSTGQSKGAWSDHRAVVQGAMSYVGQTLVFFEIMTAMGNGPTMQPSTLLNVPLFHVTAAVPVLLQSFVIGRKLVMMPKWDAEHAMQLIEKEKITYFVGVPLMSIEIATHPNRLKYDLTSCTAFAAGGAPRPVEHVKRIKQEMEWSFPLLGYGLTETNGVGCGNFTENYLAKPDSTGPATKPLVDLAILDDAGNKMPQGERGEVCLRTIANFNGYWENEAATAAAFTSDGYFRTGDIGYLDEDGYLYIVDRKKDIIIRGGENISCPEVEAAAYEHAAIAELSVFGIADDRYGEVPGLVYFTKTGMDLSPDELKAFLQAKLAPFKVPVHFWRVHEPLPRLGTQKIDRVTLRREYNAKAKELEY; this is encoded by the coding sequence ATGCCCACTGCCCTAGACCAAGCCATTGATGCCACCGTAGCGCGGCTGATGGAGAATGATGGCCCCTTGTCGGTTACCCATGCCGAAAAATTCGGTCAGCAATTGCCCATGCTTGCAAAGGCCCCGGCCAATCTGCGTGACTATTTTCAAATGTTTTGCGCATTGAACGCCGACAAGGAATTTCTGGTCGATGGCGATATTCGCCTGACTTTTGCCGAAAGCCATAGCGCAGCGCGCGCGCTAGCCGGCGGCCTGGTTCAAGGCCATGGCCTGCAGGTAGGCGACAGGGTGGGCATAGCAGCCCGTAATTCAGCCAATTGGATCATCGCCTATATGGCCGTAATCATGGCCGGCGGCGTTGCGACGCTTCTCAACGGATGGTGGCAAGGTGGGGAACTGGCGGAAGGCATCCGTATGGTCGGATGCCGTTATGTGCTCACCGATGCGCAACGCGCCGCTCGTCTTGAAGGCGAGGACATTGGCGGCGCAGAACTGCTGCTGTTCGAGCATGACAAGCTGCCGCTTGAAGGGCTTTCAGTGCTGATGGAAAAAGGCGGCGATGCGAATACCGAATTGTCGGCGCTTGATCCACTCGACGCTGCGACCATCCTCTACACGTCGGGCTCTACCGGTCAGTCCAAGGGCGCATGGTCCGATCATCGTGCCGTTGTTCAAGGCGCAATGAGCTATGTGGGCCAGACGCTCGTCTTTTTTGAAATCATGACTGCGATGGGCAACGGCCCGACGATGCAGCCATCCACGCTGCTTAACGTACCACTCTTCCACGTTACTGCGGCTGTACCCGTGTTGCTGCAAAGCTTCGTTATCGGCCGCAAGCTAGTGATGATGCCCAAATGGGATGCGGAACATGCCATGCAACTCATAGAAAAGGAAAAAATCACCTATTTTGTCGGCGTGCCTTTGATGAGTATCGAAATCGCGACCCATCCGAACCGGTTGAAATATGACCTGACCTCTTGCACCGCATTTGCCGCCGGCGGCGCGCCGCGCCCCGTCGAGCATGTGAAGCGGATCAAACAAGAGATGGAGTGGAGCTTCCCGCTGCTAGGCTATGGCCTTACCGAGACGAACGGTGTGGGCTGCGGCAACTTCACCGAAAACTATCTTGCCAAGCCCGACAGCACCGGCCCGGCAACCAAACCTCTTGTCGATCTGGCAATTCTTGACGATGCCGGTAACAAGATGCCGCAGGGTGAACGAGGTGAGGTTTGCCTTCGCACCATCGCAAACTTCAATGGTTATTGGGAAAATGAGGCAGCGACTGCGGCGGCCTTTACATCCGATGGCTATTTTCGCACGGGGGACATCGGCTATCTGGACGAGGACGGCTACCTGTATATCGTCGACCGCAAGAAGGACATCATCATCCGTGGCGGCGAAAACATCAGCTGCCCTGAAGTCGAAGCAGCAGCCTATGAACATGCTGCGATTGCCGAACTCTCCGTGTTCGGCATTGCCGACGACCGTTATGGCGAGGTGCCGGGATTGGTCTATTTCACCAAAACGGGAATGGACCTTTCACCCGACGAACTGAAAGCATTTCTGCAAGCGAAACTCGCGCCGTTCAAAGTACCGGTCCATTTCTGGCGTGTACACGAACCGCTGCCGAGGCTTGGAACGCAAAAGATCGACCGCGTGACATTGCGCAGGGAATATAACGCGAAAGCGAAAGAGCTTGAATATTGA
- the lgt gene encoding prolipoprotein diacylglyceryl transferase, with protein sequence MIASVAASAGEYLRYTDLGIGPVALDIGFFQIKWYSLGYLFGILLGYWLLLKLIRKPGSPMSRQHADDMILYATLGIILGGRLGYVLFYQPGMLATPLEVLKLWEGGMSLHGGTLGTLFAIWLMARANNLSFLRVCDYIACCVPFGLFLVRLANFANSELWGRPTDVSWGMIFPNGGDVARHPSQLYEAGAEGLLMAIILWFMFWKTDARYKPGLLFGSAALIYGVSRFVIEYFREPDAHLQHLVEQTGLSMGQYLTMPMIIVGLYLVLTAAGRRQRVEPVAGPNSVV encoded by the coding sequence ATAATTGCATCTGTCGCCGCGTCTGCAGGCGAGTATCTTCGCTATACCGATCTGGGCATTGGCCCGGTGGCGCTCGACATCGGTTTTTTCCAGATAAAATGGTATTCGCTGGGGTATCTCTTCGGCATCCTTCTGGGTTACTGGCTGTTGTTGAAGCTGATCCGCAAGCCTGGTTCGCCGATGTCGCGCCAGCATGCCGATGATATGATCCTCTACGCAACGCTCGGAATCATCTTAGGCGGGCGGCTCGGATATGTGCTTTTTTACCAGCCCGGAATGCTGGCAACACCGCTGGAGGTGTTGAAGCTATGGGAAGGTGGCATGTCGTTGCACGGCGGTACGCTCGGTACGCTGTTTGCCATCTGGTTGATGGCGCGCGCGAACAACCTCTCCTTCCTGCGCGTGTGCGATTATATCGCATGCTGCGTTCCTTTCGGGCTGTTCTTGGTGCGCCTAGCGAACTTCGCCAACAGCGAATTGTGGGGCCGTCCTACCGACGTCAGTTGGGGGATGATCTTCCCCAATGGCGGCGATGTGGCGCGCCATCCGAGCCAGCTTTATGAAGCAGGTGCCGAAGGACTGCTAATGGCGATCATTTTGTGGTTCATGTTCTGGAAGACTGACGCACGTTACAAGCCGGGCCTACTTTTCGGGTCTGCAGCGCTCATTTACGGTGTCTCCCGCTTCGTAATCGAGTATTTCCGCGAACCTGATGCCCATCTGCAACATTTGGTTGAACAAACCGGGCTTAGCATGGGTCAGTACCTGACCATGCCGATGATCATTGTCGGACTTTATCTGGTGTTGACTGCTGCCGGTCGGCGGCAACGGGTTGAGCCTGTTGCCGGACCGAACAGTGTCGTCTGA